A section of the Vibrio vulnificus CMCP6 genome encodes:
- a CDS encoding DUF1853 family protein has translation MMESQLRFLHWILHSPSLFELKPPFAQLQPLDVSLPSALPPYQGNKRLGFLYQHLCSTLFQNTKTIDFVEEELQLKDHQRTLGAIDFMLRNTAESNYQHWEVAIKFYLLCDGLWYGPNAKDRLDKKLHHMLNHQLKMSSNEAFLATHPQYRNCSEHLLMQGRLYINPFLDQVIPQECLGYSLNALVIKGYWCFAHQWAQIPEPLYALEKHDWAVGTSEFDTPIQEPQDRFVHAQSKSGQFWFIVPDNWPHNGM, from the coding sequence ATGATGGAATCACAACTGCGCTTTCTACACTGGATATTACATTCTCCCTCTCTGTTTGAACTGAAACCACCTTTTGCTCAGTTACAGCCTCTCGATGTCTCCCTGCCATCAGCCTTACCACCCTATCAAGGTAACAAGAGATTGGGCTTCTTATATCAACACCTATGTAGCACCCTATTTCAAAACACCAAGACGATTGATTTCGTTGAAGAAGAATTGCAGCTAAAAGATCACCAGCGCACACTCGGCGCCATCGATTTTATGTTGCGTAATACCGCTGAGTCGAATTACCAGCATTGGGAGGTGGCGATCAAGTTCTACTTATTGTGCGACGGGTTGTGGTATGGCCCTAATGCGAAAGATCGCCTCGACAAAAAGTTACACCATATGCTCAATCATCAGTTGAAGATGAGCTCAAACGAGGCATTCTTAGCAACGCATCCCCAATACCGCAATTGCAGCGAACACCTTCTCATGCAAGGGCGGCTCTACATTAATCCCTTTTTAGATCAAGTCATTCCTCAAGAGTGCTTGGGATATTCCCTCAATGCGCTGGTAATCAAAGGATATTGGTGTTTTGCCCATCAATGGGCTCAGATACCCGAACCACTCTATGCGTTGGAAAAACACGATTGGGCCGTGGGAACCAGCGAGTTTGACACGCCAATCCAGGAACCACAGGATAGGTTTGTTCACGCACAAAGTAAAAGTGGCCAATTCTGGTTTATCGTGCCGGATAACTGGCCACATAATGGAATGTAA
- a CDS encoding CoA-disulfide reductase → MKVVVVGGSAAGMSFAAKYKRNQPSDEVIVLDKRDYISFGACGLPYFAGGMFDDTERMISRTPEQAIKSGLDVRIETEMVALERIEKQITVRHQGEETILDYDMLVIATGARPIIPSFGEFNPEHVYTLTSMEDGLAVKQALKDSNKQRVCVIGGGFIGLEVFDAAHLLGKHVTIIEREQHVMSRQFSPEMIDVVEGAIRESGAELKTSCSVSAIRDAEQGGYLVETDNGSVAADVVIMSLGFKPNTEAFELPKAANGALLVDEFGATEDEHIYAVGDCAVVHHMALGKTVYVPLATTANKQARMMADKLAGKDTYMNGFLGSSCLKVLDYELACTGVSELLAKEHGLDVRVSTISDKNQTDYYPGQEDIKVKLVYHPETKVLLGGEIVGKKGAVGRINALAVAITAKMTTQQLGYMDFCYAPPFARTWDALNVAGNVAK, encoded by the coding sequence ATGAAAGTTGTTGTCGTAGGCGGTAGCGCCGCTGGGATGAGTTTTGCTGCAAAGTACAAGCGTAATCAGCCGTCGGATGAAGTGATTGTGCTGGATAAGCGAGATTACATCTCATTTGGTGCGTGTGGCTTACCTTACTTTGCTGGTGGCATGTTTGATGACACCGAGCGTATGATTTCTCGTACGCCAGAACAGGCGATTAAATCTGGCTTGGATGTGCGCATTGAAACCGAAATGGTGGCTTTAGAGCGCATTGAAAAGCAGATCACGGTTCGTCATCAAGGTGAAGAAACCATTTTAGATTACGATATGCTGGTGATTGCCACTGGTGCTCGTCCAATCATCCCTTCCTTTGGTGAGTTCAACCCAGAGCACGTATACACGTTAACCAGCATGGAAGATGGCTTGGCAGTAAAACAAGCGCTTAAGGACAGCAACAAACAACGCGTTTGCGTGATTGGCGGTGGTTTTATCGGTCTTGAAGTGTTTGATGCCGCGCACTTACTAGGTAAGCATGTCACCATCATTGAACGCGAGCAACATGTCATGAGTCGTCAATTCAGCCCTGAAATGATCGACGTTGTGGAAGGCGCGATTCGCGAATCTGGCGCTGAGCTTAAAACCAGTTGCAGCGTATCGGCCATTCGCGATGCAGAGCAGGGCGGTTATCTTGTCGAAACCGACAACGGCAGCGTCGCGGCAGACGTGGTGATTATGTCCCTGGGCTTCAAACCAAACACAGAAGCGTTCGAGTTACCAAAAGCGGCTAACGGCGCATTGCTTGTCGACGAGTTTGGTGCAACAGAAGATGAGCATATCTACGCGGTTGGTGACTGTGCGGTGGTTCATCATATGGCGCTAGGCAAAACGGTTTATGTTCCTCTAGCGACGACAGCCAACAAACAAGCGCGCATGATGGCGGATAAGCTTGCAGGCAAAGACACTTACATGAATGGTTTCCTAGGCTCATCTTGTTTAAAAGTGTTGGACTACGAACTCGCATGCACTGGCGTATCTGAACTGCTCGCCAAAGAGCATGGCTTAGATGTGAGGGTTTCCACCATTTCAGATAAGAACCAAACCGATTACTACCCAGGCCAAGAAGATATCAAAGTGAAGTTGGTTTACCACCCAGAGACTAAGGTTCTACTTGGCGGTGAGATTGTTGGTAAAAAAGGTGCTGTGGGTCGAATCAACGCGCTAGCGGTTGCGATTACGGCCAAAATGACCACACAACAGCTAGGTTACATGGACTTTTGCTACGCGCCGCCATTTGCACGCACATGGGATGCATTAAATGTGGCTGGCAATGTCGCGAAATAA
- a CDS encoding cation:dicarboxylate symporter family transporter: MSLSFIALSVLFFGFYALLANFKKQKKSFNFRVLSALAAGLLFGGAIQLVFGVGNVATAGFAELISVFGKGYIKLLQMIVIPLVFVAMISSIMNVEGGGALSRIAPKIIGILLFTCAISAAVGIASIYLFGIDANALVSTIGTNSAIEARGNALVATQSAMASSGLSGMALSIIPTNIFDMLTGSQRTSTLSTVLFGMFLGYCILQVKNRKPEKVQNFVDFINAAKEVVLSMVREILKLTPYGVFALMTTFMMTNDLFALAEMGRFLLASYVAIGVMFAIHFVMVSMFGLSPAKFMKKTWPVLVFGFGSRSSMAAIPLNVETQTQRLGVDEETANMSATFGTSIGQNGCAGIYPAMLAIMASQVMGIPVDLSFVLQLIAVIAIASFGIAGVGGGATFAAVAVLTIMGLDITVVAILVSIEALIDMARTALNISGSMLSGVLTAKKNGSLNLEQYNAENGATATKEAAV, from the coding sequence ATGAGCTTATCATTTATCGCATTAAGCGTATTGTTCTTCGGGTTCTATGCGTTACTTGCGAACTTTAAAAAACAGAAGAAAAGCTTTAACTTCCGCGTACTGAGTGCGCTTGCTGCTGGTCTGTTATTTGGCGGCGCGATTCAACTCGTATTCGGTGTTGGCAACGTTGCTACCGCAGGATTTGCCGAGCTGATTTCTGTGTTTGGCAAAGGCTACATCAAGCTACTGCAAATGATCGTGATTCCACTGGTCTTCGTTGCCATGATTTCGTCAATCATGAACGTAGAGGGCGGTGGCGCTCTATCTCGTATCGCGCCCAAAATCATCGGTATTCTACTTTTCACTTGTGCTATCTCCGCCGCTGTGGGCATCGCAAGTATTTACCTATTCGGTATCGATGCCAATGCGCTTGTGAGTACAATTGGTACCAACAGCGCCATTGAAGCGCGTGGCAATGCTTTGGTTGCAACCCAGAGTGCAATGGCCAGCAGTGGCTTATCTGGCATGGCGTTATCCATTATCCCAACCAATATTTTCGACATGCTAACGGGCTCTCAGCGCACTTCAACGCTATCGACGGTACTGTTCGGTATGTTCCTTGGCTACTGTATCCTGCAAGTGAAAAACCGTAAGCCGGAGAAAGTGCAAAACTTCGTTGATTTCATCAATGCTGCCAAAGAAGTGGTGCTTTCAATGGTACGTGAGATTCTCAAGCTGACGCCTTACGGTGTGTTTGCTCTGATGACCACGTTCATGATGACCAACGATTTGTTCGCACTGGCAGAAATGGGGCGCTTCCTACTTGCAAGTTACGTGGCCATTGGTGTGATGTTTGCTATCCACTTCGTGATGGTGTCTATGTTTGGTCTATCGCCTGCGAAGTTCATGAAGAAGACTTGGCCTGTACTCGTCTTTGGTTTTGGATCTCGCTCAAGTATGGCTGCTATTCCACTCAACGTAGAAACGCAAACTCAGCGTTTGGGTGTGGATGAAGAAACGGCAAATATGTCAGCAACATTTGGTACCAGTATCGGTCAGAATGGGTGTGCGGGTATCTACCCTGCAATGCTTGCAATTATGGCTTCTCAAGTGATGGGCATTCCAGTTGATTTAAGTTTTGTACTACAGCTGATCGCCGTTATCGCGATTGCGTCATTCGGCATTGCCGGTGTGGGTGGCGGTGCAACGTTCGCAGCAGTGGCGGTACTAACCATTATGGGCCTTGATATCACGGTGGTAGCGATTCTAGTTTCGATCGAAGCATTAATCGATATGGCTCGTACTGCGCTTAACATCTCTGGTTCAATGCTGTCTGGTGTGCTTACCGCGAAGAAGAATGGCTCGTTAAATCTTGAGCAATACAACGCAGAGAATGGTGCAACAGCGACCAAAGAAGCGGCGGTGTAA
- a CDS encoding RidA family protein, whose amino-acid sequence MKEIISTPAAPAAIGPYSQGTIYGEVVYTSGQLPLVPETMQFVEGGIKEQAKQSLDNLKAVLEASGAGLDSVLKTTCFLSDMENFAAFNEVYTEVFGTENAPARSCVEAARLPKDALVEIEAIAYKK is encoded by the coding sequence GTGAAAGAAATTATATCCACACCAGCAGCCCCTGCGGCCATTGGCCCATATTCGCAAGGAACCATTTATGGAGAGGTGGTTTACACCTCAGGCCAGCTTCCATTAGTTCCAGAAACAATGCAATTTGTTGAAGGTGGGATTAAGGAACAAGCAAAACAGTCGTTGGATAACCTGAAAGCGGTATTGGAAGCCAGTGGTGCTGGGCTCGATAGCGTACTGAAAACCACTTGCTTTCTTTCCGATATGGAAAACTTCGCTGCATTTAATGAGGTGTACACGGAGGTGTTTGGTACTGAGAATGCACCAGCGCGCTCGTGCGTCGAAGCGGCACGACTGCCAAAAGACGCGTTAGTTGAAATTGAAGCCATTGCCTACAAAAAGTAA
- a CDS encoding helix-turn-helix transcriptional regulator gives MMSVKQVRFTNEDREALKSYYRLADTIADLIGPHCEVVIHSFESLENSVVKIVNGHHTGRKIGSPITDLGLRMWSRFEKTGEVSPKSYFTNSADGSLLKSTTCVLDGPNKKPIGMLCINMNLSFPFPEIIKTLLPQCTSTNSLVHENFSNNANDVIQQALASAISEIENNTSITTKGRNKAIVRNLFENGIFELKETTTQISESLGISRQAIYKFIREFKSE, from the coding sequence ATGATGAGTGTAAAACAAGTACGATTTACTAACGAAGACAGAGAAGCGCTGAAAAGCTACTACCGTCTTGCGGACACCATTGCGGATCTCATAGGTCCTCACTGTGAAGTGGTTATTCATTCTTTTGAAAGTCTTGAAAACTCAGTGGTTAAAATCGTCAATGGTCATCATACAGGACGAAAAATCGGCTCACCAATTACCGACCTTGGGCTTCGTATGTGGAGTCGTTTTGAAAAAACGGGAGAAGTGTCACCGAAGAGTTATTTCACCAACTCGGCGGATGGCTCGTTACTAAAATCGACAACATGTGTGCTTGATGGACCCAATAAAAAACCTATTGGTATGTTATGTATCAATATGAATCTCTCTTTTCCGTTTCCTGAGATCATCAAAACCTTACTTCCTCAATGTACGTCGACCAATTCCTTGGTTCATGAAAATTTCAGTAATAACGCGAATGACGTTATTCAACAAGCACTCGCGTCAGCAATAAGTGAAATAGAGAACAACACATCAATTACGACAAAAGGTCGTAATAAAGCCATTGTTCGCAATCTTTTTGAAAATGGTATTTTTGAATTAAAAGAGACGACGACACAGATATCAGAAAGCTTGGGGATCAGTCGCCAAGCTATTTATAAATTTATTCGAGAATTTAAATCAGAATAG
- the pgm gene encoding phosphoglucomutase (alpha-D-glucose-1,6-bisphosphate-dependent): MAMHPRAGQKALQEDLHNIPALVANYFLLQPDPTNPAHKVEFGTSGHRGCADKSTFNEHHILAIAQAVAEVRAEQGTTGPLFVGKDTHALSEPAFSTVVEVLIANGVTVIVQEQNGYTPTPGISHAILTYNLQHEEKADGIVITPSHNPPQDGGIKYNPTHGGPAEGELTQRIENRANVLIAEGLQGVKRMPLAQAKASSLFVEQDLVKPYVDDLVNVIDMAAIQKAGLKLGVDPLGGSGIDYWRQIGKAYNLDLTLVSEAIDPSFQFMSLDKDGVVRMDCSSPYAMAGLLALKDQYDLAFGNDPDYDRHGIVTPTKGLMNPNHFLAVCIDYLYRHRQGWAADVAVGKTLVSSAMIDRVVADLGRELCEVPVGFKWFVDGLYNGKFGFGGEESAGASFLRQDGTPWSTDKDGIILCLLAAEITAVTGKNPQQYYDELAAKHGESQYSRIQAVANGPQKEVLKKLSAEMVKAETLAGDEITARLTHAPGNGAAIGGLKVTTANGWFAARPSGTEDIYKIYCESFKGAEHLKQIELEAQEIVNQVFAEAGL, from the coding sequence ATGGCTATGCACCCTCGTGCAGGGCAGAAAGCTCTGCAAGAAGATCTTCACAATATCCCAGCACTCGTTGCTAATTATTTCCTCCTTCAACCCGATCCAACAAACCCAGCACACAAAGTCGAGTTTGGTACGTCAGGGCATCGTGGTTGTGCGGATAAATCCACTTTTAACGAACATCATATTTTAGCGATTGCTCAAGCAGTGGCTGAAGTACGCGCAGAGCAAGGGACAACGGGTCCTCTTTTTGTGGGTAAAGATACGCATGCGTTGTCTGAGCCAGCGTTTTCTACCGTTGTTGAAGTGCTGATTGCCAATGGCGTGACCGTGATTGTACAAGAACAAAATGGCTATACCCCAACTCCGGGTATTTCTCATGCGATCCTGACATACAACTTACAACACGAAGAAAAAGCAGACGGTATTGTGATCACTCCGTCTCATAACCCACCACAAGATGGCGGTATCAAATACAATCCGACTCATGGTGGCCCCGCTGAAGGCGAGCTAACACAGCGAATTGAGAATCGTGCAAACGTACTCATCGCAGAGGGGTTGCAGGGTGTTAAGCGTATGCCTTTGGCGCAAGCAAAAGCGTCATCGCTGTTTGTAGAGCAAGATCTGGTCAAACCTTATGTCGATGACTTGGTGAATGTAATCGATATGGCTGCCATCCAAAAAGCAGGCCTGAAACTGGGTGTCGATCCTCTTGGCGGCAGTGGCATTGATTATTGGCGTCAGATTGGTAAAGCATACAATTTAGATCTTACTTTAGTGAGTGAAGCCATTGACCCTTCTTTCCAGTTTATGTCATTGGATAAAGATGGTGTGGTGCGTATGGACTGCTCTTCTCCCTACGCAATGGCTGGATTGCTGGCGCTAAAAGATCAGTATGATCTCGCGTTTGGCAATGACCCAGATTACGATCGCCATGGTATTGTCACGCCAACAAAAGGCTTGATGAATCCGAACCACTTCTTAGCTGTTTGTATTGATTATCTATACCGTCATCGTCAAGGTTGGGCTGCGGATGTGGCAGTGGGTAAAACCCTAGTTTCTAGCGCCATGATTGACCGAGTGGTGGCCGATCTTGGCCGTGAGCTATGTGAAGTACCGGTTGGCTTCAAATGGTTTGTGGATGGGTTGTACAACGGTAAGTTTGGCTTTGGTGGCGAAGAGAGTGCGGGAGCCTCATTCTTGCGCCAAGATGGTACACCATGGTCGACAGACAAAGATGGCATCATTCTCTGTTTACTGGCTGCGGAAATCACCGCAGTGACCGGTAAAAACCCGCAGCAATATTACGACGAGCTGGCGGCTAAACATGGGGAGTCTCAGTACAGCCGAATCCAAGCGGTTGCCAATGGTCCTCAGAAAGAGGTACTGAAGAAGCTCTCTGCTGAAATGGTGAAGGCAGAAACTTTAGCAGGTGATGAGATTACCGCGAGACTGACCCATGCTCCTGGTAATGGCGCAGCGATTGGTGGTCTAAAAGTGACAACTGCGAACGGTTGGTTTGCTGCGCGTCCATCGGGTACTGAAGATATCTATAAGATCTATTGTGAGAGCTTCAAAGGCGCAGAGCACCTCAAACAAATTGAGTTGGAAGCGCAAGAGATTGTCAATCAAGTCTTTGCCGAAGCAGGTCTATAA
- the seqA gene encoding replication initiation negative regulator SeqA, with protein sequence MKTIEVDEDLYRYIASQTQHIGESASDILRRLLNVDGRQTVAPITIEPKGIVVSKDAGKDTQLDGVKEMRSLLISDEFASLKKAIDRFMLVLSTLHRINPESFAQATKVKGRKRVYFADNEATLLENGNTTKPKSIPGTGFWVITNNNTSRKRQMVEQVMVHMEFQPDLIEKVTGSI encoded by the coding sequence ATGAAAACAATTGAGGTTGATGAGGATCTATACCGTTACATTGCTAGTCAAACCCAACATATTGGCGAAAGTGCATCGGATATTTTGCGCCGCTTATTGAATGTGGATGGACGTCAGACTGTTGCCCCTATTACGATAGAACCGAAAGGCATCGTAGTAAGCAAAGATGCAGGCAAAGACACTCAACTTGATGGCGTAAAAGAGATGCGCTCACTATTAATTTCGGATGAGTTTGCCTCATTAAAGAAAGCCATCGATCGATTTATGCTTGTGCTGAGCACGCTACATCGAATCAACCCTGAGTCGTTTGCTCAAGCGACAAAAGTGAAAGGTCGTAAGCGTGTTTATTTCGCCGACAATGAGGCGACATTGCTAGAAAATGGTAATACGACGAAACCAAAATCCATTCCAGGCACGGGTTTTTGGGTCATCACTAATAACAATACCAGCCGTAAGAGGCAAATGGTGGAGCAAGTGATGGTGCATATGGAATTCCAGCCTGATTTAATTGAAAAAGTAACAGGTTCAATTTAA
- a CDS encoding alpha/beta fold hydrolase codes for MSALLNYKLEGDGQAIVLLHGLFGSLSNLGLLARDLSQDHRVISLDLRNHGLSFKSQQHDYTLMAQDVIDTLSAIGIDKAIVIGHSMGGKVAMEMANLAPNLVTQLIVLDMAPVAYQQRRHDNVFNGLHAVMEQKPTSRHEALQLLAQHIELDGVRQFLAKSLYKEGNHLAWRFNVDALIANYDSILGWTPIEQTNIPTLFVKGGDSDYLTTEHQSLVQQQFSRAKAHVIAGTGHWLHAEKPAEVLRAIRKFISS; via the coding sequence ATGTCAGCATTGCTCAATTACAAACTCGAAGGTGACGGTCAAGCCATTGTTTTGCTACACGGCTTGTTCGGCAGTTTAAGTAACTTAGGTCTACTCGCGCGAGATCTCTCACAAGATCATCGTGTCATCAGCTTAGACCTACGTAACCATGGCTTATCTTTTAAGTCTCAACAACACGATTACACGCTCATGGCTCAAGATGTTATCGACACGCTAAGCGCAATAGGTATCGATAAAGCGATTGTCATCGGCCATTCAATGGGTGGCAAAGTCGCGATGGAAATGGCCAATCTCGCGCCCAATCTCGTCACTCAGTTGATCGTGTTAGACATGGCCCCCGTCGCGTACCAACAAAGGCGTCATGATAATGTTTTTAACGGACTGCACGCGGTCATGGAACAGAAGCCAACATCACGCCATGAGGCGTTGCAATTACTCGCGCAACACATTGAACTCGATGGCGTTCGACAGTTTCTTGCCAAGTCATTGTACAAAGAAGGCAATCATTTGGCATGGCGCTTCAATGTCGACGCCCTTATCGCTAACTACGATTCAATATTAGGTTGGACACCGATAGAGCAAACCAACATTCCCACCTTATTTGTCAAAGGAGGCGATTCTGACTATTTGACGACAGAGCATCAAAGCTTGGTTCAGCAGCAGTTTAGTCGAGCAAAAGCGCACGTTATCGCTGGTACTGGGCATTGGCTGCACGCGGAAAAACCAGCAGAAGTCCTTCGTGCGATCAGAAAATTTATTTCTAGTTAA
- a CDS encoding DUF2788 domain-containing protein: MLYDYMNMLESIGLDLLFASIFFLIGMAIKDVLNQGNVPVFGRRIVWLVLFLGCAGFIAKGIIQLSWEGTGLG; the protein is encoded by the coding sequence ATGCTCTACGACTACATGAACATGCTGGAATCGATTGGACTCGATCTTCTTTTTGCGTCTATCTTCTTTCTTATTGGTATGGCGATAAAAGACGTATTAAACCAGGGAAATGTTCCGGTATTTGGTCGTCGTATTGTGTGGCTAGTGCTCTTCCTTGGCTGTGCCGGTTTTATCGCAAAAGGTATTATTCAGCTTAGCTGGGAAGGCACAGGGCTGGGTTAA
- the fldA gene encoding flavodoxin FldA has translation MASVGIFFGSDTGNTEAVAKMIQKQLGKKLVHVQDIAKSSKEDIDNFDLLLLGIPTWYYGEAQCDWDDFFPELEKIDFSTKLVAIFGCGDQEDYAEYFCDAMGTVRDIVEAKGGTILGHTSTESYEFEASKALVAGDDRLFVGLCIDEDRQPELTEERVKNWVEQIYEEMCLAELED, from the coding sequence ATGGCAAGTGTAGGTATCTTCTTCGGCAGCGACACAGGCAACACCGAAGCCGTTGCTAAGATGATTCAAAAGCAACTAGGTAAAAAACTCGTTCACGTACAAGACATCGCAAAAAGTAGTAAAGAAGATATCGACAACTTCGACCTACTGCTTTTAGGCATCCCAACTTGGTACTACGGTGAAGCTCAGTGTGATTGGGATGACTTTTTCCCAGAGTTAGAGAAAATCGATTTCTCGACGAAACTAGTGGCCATTTTTGGTTGTGGCGACCAAGAGGACTACGCAGAATATTTCTGTGACGCAATGGGCACCGTTCGCGATATCGTAGAAGCAAAAGGCGGCACTATCCTAGGCCACACTTCAACTGAGAGCTATGAGTTCGAAGCATCAAAAGCCTTAGTTGCTGGTGATGACCGCCTATTCGTCGGTTTATGCATTGATGAAGATCGCCAACCAGAACTCACCGAAGAACGTGTGAAAAACTGGGTTGAACAGATCTACGAAGAAATGTGCCTTGCAGAGCTTGAAGACTAA
- a CDS encoding DUF4442 domain-containing protein has translation MNKQLAKIYKPGMVKFALNIWPPFWGAGIRILRISDDFRTVEMRLKLRWWNKNANRTQYGGSIFSLTDPVYSLMLMGILGEEYYVWDKEASINFIQPGKSDLFAKFEICQSVLDEIYSVTKRGEKCFPEFVIHVKDAQGNVVSEVQRKLYVRKKPQYREEVIVTN, from the coding sequence ATGAACAAGCAACTCGCGAAGATCTACAAACCGGGAATGGTTAAGTTTGCTTTAAACATTTGGCCGCCATTTTGGGGGGCAGGAATTCGCATTTTACGCATAAGTGATGATTTCCGTACGGTTGAAATGAGACTGAAATTGCGCTGGTGGAACAAAAACGCCAATCGTACTCAGTATGGCGGCAGTATTTTCTCTTTAACGGATCCAGTTTACTCATTAATGCTGATGGGGATTTTGGGGGAGGAGTACTATGTCTGGGACAAGGAAGCGAGCATTAACTTTATTCAACCTGGGAAAAGTGATCTCTTTGCTAAGTTTGAGATCTGCCAATCGGTGTTAGATGAGATTTACTCCGTGACCAAGAGAGGGGAGAAGTGCTTTCCTGAATTTGTCATCCATGTCAAAGATGCACAAGGGAATGTGGTTTCTGAAGTTCAGCGTAAGCTGTATGTACGCAAAAAACCGCAATATCGAGAAGAAGTCATCGTGACAAATTAA
- the fcrX gene encoding ferric iron uptake transcriptional regulator FcrX: MSDNNQALKDAGLKVTLPRLKILEVLQQPDCQHISAEDLYKKLIDLGEEIGLATVYRVLNQFDDAGIVTRHHFEGGKSVFELSTQHHHDHLVCLDCGEVIEFSDDIIEERQKEIAAAYNVQLTNHSLYLYGKCGDGSCKGNPDAHKRKN; encoded by the coding sequence ATGTCAGACAATAACCAAGCGCTAAAGGATGCTGGTCTTAAAGTTACCCTTCCAAGGCTGAAAATTTTAGAAGTACTACAGCAACCGGATTGCCAACACATCAGTGCTGAAGACCTTTATAAGAAGCTGATTGATCTTGGCGAAGAGATTGGCCTTGCGACAGTATATCGAGTGTTGAACCAGTTTGATGATGCCGGTATTGTTACTCGCCACCACTTTGAAGGCGGTAAATCGGTATTTGAACTTTCGACTCAACATCACCATGATCACCTAGTTTGTCTCGACTGCGGTGAAGTTATTGAGTTCTCAGATGACATTATTGAAGAGCGCCAAAAAGAAATCGCCGCCGCTTATAATGTTCAACTGACAAACCACAGCCTCTACCTTTACGGCAAGTGTGGCGATGGCTCATGCAAGGGTAATCCAGACGCACATAAACGTAAGAACTAA